One segment of Poecile atricapillus isolate bPoeAtr1 chromosome 5, bPoeAtr1.hap1, whole genome shotgun sequence DNA contains the following:
- the COL18A1 gene encoding collagen alpha-1(XVIII) chain isoform X4 encodes MAPPRLGFLLFLACCFSCSETQLLHWVWDTGSPAAPGEGIPALEPPTSAAAPSPSPSPGTWGGEVAGNVTTPRRQEPDPATAAPGGEGTAAKTMEQWDRNAMVESTVWPSIAPPHSMSPAPGQQAASSPTDDPRLLGTGTIEHLQILGSGNTEDPQLLGTGTTEHLQLLSKRTTKEAQFLGSVTSKDAQLLGTRTTEDLQLLESGTTENSQLLRMGITEDPQLLGSRTSKDPELLGSGTTEDLQLLGLGTTEDPQLLGMISTTDMQLLGTGTTKDPQLLGTWTTEDPQLLGKGTTEDLQLPGMLTTENLQLLAMRNTKDTQLLRTVTSEEPELLRTVTTENPELPGTGTPTAMETQVYLQRPAGPRPESLSAEVSLLELIGDPPTEEIHRIYGPDNNPGYVFGPNANTGQVARYHLPSPFYRDFSLLFHIQPTTPRAGVLFAVTDSSQSIIYVGVKLSELRAGQQQIIFYYTEPGSPSSYPAATFTVPTLLNQWTRFAISVEEEEVVLYLDCEEHERVRFERSPDEMELEEGSGLFVAQAGGADPDKYQGVIADLKLRGDPRAAERQCEEEEDDAEVSGDFGSGMEGGQKFSGKVEGEKGDLGVKGSAGFGYPGSKGQKGEPGDPGPPGAPSRHTDGSVVEQVTGPPGPPGKDGAPGRDGEPGDPGEDGKPGEMGPPGFPGLPGEPGLKGEKGDPGMGPRGPPGPPGPPGPPGPSSKNDRLTFIDMEGSGFGGDLESLRGPQGPPGPPGPPGVPGLPGEPGRFGMNRTDLPGPPGLPGRDGIPGPPGPAGPQGPPGRDGEAGQPGPKGERGDVGDLGLPGLPGPKGNKGEAGPVGPPGEMGLAGLPGPIGPRGQPGPPGPPGPPGPGYEAGFGDMEGSGLSFSPGPPGPEGPQGVPGLPGVKGEVGSPGQPGLPGPKGDAGMPGVDGRPGLEGFPGPQGPKGDKGSAGEKGERGQDGVGLPGPPGPPGPPGQVITVSSEDKSLVAFPGPEGRPGHAGFPGPVGPKGDRGSTGPQGAPGLKGEKGEPGVIISPDGTVVTAKVKGEKGEPGLRGPMGPSGPPGRAGMKGEIGFPGRPGRPGMNGLKGEKGDPADVLGLRGPPGLPGPPGPPGPPGSIVYNNGNTFSDSGHPVFPGFHQFPGQKGEKGDTGPPGPPGQFPYDVSHFGTSLRGDKGDAGPKGEKGEPGSTPLYGPGVSGLPGPPGPQGYPGLPGPKGDSIVGPPGPPGPQGPPGIGYEGRQGPPGPPGPPGPPSFPGPHRQAVTIPGPPGPPGPPGPPGTSGMSLGMRAVPTYQAMLSSAHELPEGSLVFLTDRQELYVRLRGGFRRVLLEEHNLIPSSALDNEVYDKPPTLQYAGPQPHGPLHPLRNHVPPATARPWRGDEVVANQHRLPEQPLLHHQHELINGYYIHRRPDPVPVAAHVHQDFQPALHLVALNTPLNGGMRGIRGADFQCFQQARQVGLAGTFRAFLSSRLQDLYSIVRRADRATIPIVNLRDEVLFNNWEALFMGSGAPLQAGARILSFDGRDVLRDAGWPQKSVWHGSDSKGRRLTESYCETWRTEERTVTGQASSLASGKLLEQVASSCQHAFIVLCIENSFMTSAKK; translated from the exons ATGGCCCCACCTCGCTTGGGATTTCTGCTCTTCCTGGcttgctgcttctcctgctctgaaacacagctcctgcactgggTTTGGGACACAGGAAGCCCAGCAGCACCCGGCGAGGGAATCCCGGCGTTGGAGCCGCcaacctcagcagcagctccgtctcCCAGCCCGTCTCCAGGGACGTGGGGCGGTGAGGTGGCGGGGAATGTCACCACCCCACGGCGGCAGGAGCCAGATCCTGctacagcagctcctgggggcgAGGGAACTGCAGCCAAAACCATGGAGCAGTGGGACAGGAATGCCATGGTGGAGAGCACTGTGTGGCCAAGCATTGCTCCTCCCCACAGCATGTCACCTGCCCCAGGACAGCAGGCGGCCAGCAGCCCCACCGACGACCCTcggctcctggggacagggaccatTGAGCACCTCCAGATCCTGGGGTCAGGAAACACTGAGGATCCCCAGCtcttggggacagggaccactgaacatctgcagctcctGAGTAAGAGGACAACCAAAGAGGCCCAGTTCCTGGGGTCAGTGACCTCCAAGGATgcacagctcctggggacaaggACTACTGaggacctgcagctgctggagtcaGGGACTACTGAGAACTCACAGCTCCTGAGGATGGGGATCACTGAGGACCCCCAGCTTCTGGGGTCAAGGACCTCTAAGGACCCTGAGCTCCTGGGGTCAGGGACTACTGAGGATTTGCAGCTGCTGGGGTTGGGCACCACTGAGGACCCTCAGCTCTTAGGGATGATTAGTACCACAGAcatgcagctcctggggacagggaccacCAAGgacccacagctcctggggacatGGACCACTGAAgacccacagctcctggggaaagGGACCACTGAGGACCTACAGCTCCCAGGCATGTTGACCACTGAGAATCTGCAGCTCCTGGCGATGAGGAACACCAAGGACACCCAGCTCCTGAGGACAGTGACCTCTGAGGAACCAGAGCTCCTGAGGACAGTGACCACCGAGAATCCAGAGCTCCCGGGGACGGGAACTCCTACAGCAATGGAGACACAGGTGTACTTGCAGAGACCAGCGGGTCCCCGGCCAG AGAGCCTGAGTGCAGAGGTCAGCCTGCTGGAGCTGATTGGGGACCCACCAACGGAGGAGATCCACAGAATTTATGGCCCCGACAACAACCCTGGCTACGTCTTTGGTCCCAACGCCAACACGGGCCAGGTGGCCCGGTACCACCTGCCGAGCCCTTTCTACCGGGACTTCTCGCTGCTGTTCCACATCCAGCCCACCACGCCCCGGGCCGGCGTGCTCTTTGCTGTCACGGACTCCTCGCAGAGCATCATCTACGTGGGTGTCAAGCTCTCAGAGCTGCGGGCGGGCCAGCAGCAGATCATCTTCTACTACACAGAGCCAGGCTCACCCAGCTCCTACCCAGCCGCCACCTTCACCGTGCCCACCCTGCTCAACCAGTGGACACGCTTTGCCATCAGCGTAGAGGAGGAAGAAGTTGTCCTCTACCTGGACTGTGAGGAGCATGAGCGCGTCCGCTTCGAGCGCTCCCCGGATGAGATGGAGCTGGAAGAGGGCTCCGGGCTCTTTGTTGCTCAGGCTGGAGGGGCTGACCCAGATAAATACCAG GGGGTGATTGCAGATTTAAAGCTCCGAGGTGACCCGCGAGCGGCCGAGCGCCAGtgcgaggaagaggaggatgacGCAGAG GTCTCTGGGGATTTTGGCAGCGGGATGGAAGGTGGACAGAAGTTCTCAGGCAAGGTAGAG GGCGAGAAAGGAGACCTGGGTGTCAAG ggcagtgctggatttgGCTACCCTGGCTCTAAGGGCCAGAAAGGAGAACCAGGTGACCCTGGACCCCCTGGGGCCCCATCTCGGCACACTGATGGCTCAGTGGTGGAGCAGGTCACCGGCcccccagggccaccagggAAGGATGGAGCCCCCGGCAGGGATGGCGAGCCT GGCGATCCCGGCGAGGACGGCAAACCT GGTGAAATGGGGCCCCCAGGGTTCCCTGGGCTGCCAGGGGAGCCGGGcctgaagggggagaag GGTGACCCAGGCATGGGGCCGAGGGGACCTCCTGGACCACCTGGCCCTCCGGGACCGCCGGGACCCTCCTCCAAGAATGACAGGCTG ACCTTCATCGACATGGAGGGCTCAGGCTTTGGCGGTGACCTGGAGAGCCTGCGG GGTCCACAAGGGCCACCTGGTCCCCCAGGGCCACCTGGTGTGCCTGGTTTGCCAGGAGAGCCAGGACGGTTTGGGATGAACCGCACGGACCTGCCAGGACCACCGGGGCTgccgggcagggatgggatccctgGGCCCCCGGGGCCAGCG GGTCCTCAGGGTCCTCCAGGAAGAGACGGGGAGGCCGGGCAGCCAGGGCCCAAAGGAGAGCGG ggCGATGTGGGTGACCTCGGCCTCCCTGGCCTACCAGGACCCAAG GGCAACAAAGGAGAAGCGGGACCGGTGGGACCCCCAGGAGAAATGGGCTTAGCTGGCCTTCCCGGGCCCATCGGACCCCGAGGGCAGCCAGGGCCCCCCGGCCCCCCGGGACCACCGGGGCCAGGCTACGAGGCTGGATTT GGTGACATGGAGGGCTCGGGGCTGTCATTCAGCCCTGGACCACCTGGACCTGAAGGACCACAG GGTGTGCCGGGACTGCCAGGGGTGAAG GGAGAGGTTGGCAGCCCCGGACAGCCTGGCTTGCCAGGACCAAAG GGAGATGCTGGCATGCCTGGTGTGGATGGCCGCCCTGGCCTGGAGGGCTTCCCTGGACCACAG gGACCCAAAGGTGACAAAGGCAGCGCCGGTGAGAAG GGAGAGCGAGGCCAAGATGGAGTGGGGCTGCCTGGCCCCCCTGGACCACCTGGTCCCCCTGGACAGGTCATCACTGTCTCCAGTGAAGAT AAGTCCTTGGTGGCTTTTCCTGGTCCAGAG GGAAGACCAGGCCACGCTGGCTTCCCG GGTCCAGTGGGACCGAAAGGAGACCGGGGGTCAACTGGTCCCCAGGGTGCCCCAGGGTTGAAG GGGGAGAAGGGGGAGCCCGGTGTCATCATCAGCCCTGATGGGACCGTGGTCACTGCCAAGGTGAAGGGAGAAAAG ggggagccggggctgcggggcccAATGGGACCATCG GGTCCCCCGGGACGAGCAGGGATGAAGGGAGAGATTGGCTTTCCGGGCAGACCC GGACGTCCCGGCATGAACGGGCTGAAGGGCGAGAAGGGTGACCCCGCGGATGTGCTGGGCTTGCGG GGCCCCCCAGGcctcccaggaccccctggGCCCCCTGGGCCTCCTGGCAGCATAGTCTACAACAATGGCAAT ACCTTCAGCGACTCTGGCCATCCGGTGTTCCCTG gTTTCCACCAGTTCCCAGGacaaaagggagagaaaggtGACActggacccccaggacccccag GCCAGTTCCCCTATGACGTGAGTCACTTCGGAACCAGCCTGCGG GGTGACAAGGGGGATGCAGGTCCCAAGGGTGAGAAGGGCGAGCCAGGCAGCACCCCACTCTATGGTCCTGGAGTCTCTGGACTTCCAGGGCCTCCAGGGCCCCAGGGATACCCCGGGCTGCCG GGTCCCAAGGGGGACAGTATTGTTGGGCCACCGGGGCCTCCAGGACCTCAGGGTCCCCCTGGTATCGGATACGAGGGGCGGCAGGGCCCCCCTGGCCCTCCTGGTCCTCCCGGGCCACCCTCCTTCCCAGGTCCCCACAGACAAG ctgtcaccatccctggaccCCCGGGACCACCAGGACCCCCTGGACCACCAGGCACTAGTGGGATGTCCTTGGGG ATGCGGGCTGTGCCCACGTACCAGGCGATGCTGAGCAGCGCGCACGAGCTGCCCGAGGGCAGCCTCGTCTTCCTGACCGACCGGCAGGAGCTCTATGTCCGCCTGCGCGGGGGCTTCCGCAGGGTGCTG CTGGAGGAACACAACCTGATCCCCAGTTCGGCTCTG GACAATGAGGTGTACGACAAGCCGCCCACCCTCCAGTACGCTGGCCCCCAGCCCCACGGGCCCCTGCACCCGCTCCGCAACCACGTCCCCCCAGCCACCGCCCGTCCCTGGCGTGGGGACGAGGTGGTGGCCAACCAGCACCGCCTGCCCGAGCAGCCCTTGCTGCACCACCAGCATGAACTCATCAATGGGTACTACATCCACCGCCGGCCAGATCCTGTGCCCGTGGCCGCCCACGTGCACCAGGACTTCCAGCCTGCA CTTCACCTGGTGGCCTTGAACACCCCTCTGAATGGCGGCATGCGCGGCATCCGGGGCGCCGATTTCCAGTGCTTCCAGCAAGCCCGGCAGGTCGGGCTGGCTGGCACCTTCCGCGCCTTCCTGTCCTCACGCCTGCAGGATCTCTACAGCATCGTGCGCAGGGCCGACCGTGCCACCATCCCCATCGTCAACCTCCGG GATGAAGTGCTCTTCAATAACTGGGAAGCCCTTTTCATGGGCAGTGGGGCCCCACTGCAAGCTGGTGCCCGCATCCTCTCCTTTGACGGCCGGGATGTCCTGCGGGATGCGGGATG GCCGCAGAAGAGTGTCTGGCACGGCTCGGATTCCAAGGGCCGGCGCTTGACCGAGAGCTACTGTGAGACGTGGCGGACAGAGGAGCGCACAGTCACCGGCCAGGCTTCGTCCCTGGCCTCTGGAAaactgctggagcaggtggccagcagctgccagcacgCCTTCATCGTCCTCTGCATCGAGAACAGCTTCATGACCTCTGCCAAAAAGTGA
- the COL18A1 gene encoding collagen alpha-1(XVIII) chain isoform X2 translates to MAPPRLGFLLFLACCFSCSETQLLHWVWDTGSPAAPGEGIPALEPPTSAAAPSPSPSPGTWGGEVAGNVTTPRRQEPDPATAAPGGEGTAAKTMEQWDRNAMVESTVWPSIAPPHSMSPAPGQQAASSPTDDPRLLGTGTIEHLQILGSGNTEDPQLLGTGTTEHLQLLSKRTTKEAQFLGSVTSKDAQLLGTRTTEDLQLLESGTTENSQLLRMGITEDPQLLGSRTSKDPELLGSGTTEDLQLLGLGTTEDPQLLGMISTTDMQLLGTGTTKDPQLLGTWTTEDPQLLGKGTTEDLQLPGMLTTENLQLLAMRNTKDTQLLRTVTSEEPELLRTVTTENPELPGTGTPTAMETQVYLQRPAGPRPESLSAEVSLLELIGDPPTEEIHRIYGPDNNPGYVFGPNANTGQVARYHLPSPFYRDFSLLFHIQPTTPRAGVLFAVTDSSQSIIYVGVKLSELRAGQQQIIFYYTEPGSPSSYPAATFTVPTLLNQWTRFAISVEEEEVVLYLDCEEHERVRFERSPDEMELEEGSGLFVAQAGGADPDKYQGVIADLKLRGDPRAAERQCEEEEDDAEVSGDFGSGMEGGQKFSGKVEGVPGLVEAVPVTSPPVAGGSGPRSGGGSLQQAERTRVEETLQVSTGGTGQKGEKGEKGERGLKGDSGIDGTIGPGSVKGQKGEKGDLGVKGSAGFGYPGSKGQKGEPGDPGPPGAPSRHTDGSVVEQVTGPPGPPGKDGAPGRDGEPGEMGPPGFPGLPGEPGLKGEKGDPGMGPRGPPGPPGPPGPPGPSSKNDRLTFIDMEGSGFGGDLESLRGPQGPPGPPGPPGVPGLPGEPGRFGMNRTDLPGPPGLPGRDGIPGPPGPAGPQGPPGRDGEAGQPGPKGERGDVGDLGLPGLPGPKGNKGEAGPVGPPGEMGLAGLPGPIGPRGQPGPPGPPGPPGPGYEAGFGDMEGSGLSFSPGPPGPEGPQGVPGLPGVKGEVGSPGQPGLPGPKGDAGMPGVDGRPGLEGFPGPQGPKGDKGSAGEKGERGQDGVGLPGPPGPPGPPGQVITVSSEDKSLVAFPGPEGRPGHAGFPGPVGPKGDRGSTGPQGAPGLKGEKGEPGVIISPDGTVVTAKVKGEKGEPGLRGPMGPSGPPGRAGMKGEIGFPGRPGRPGMNGLKGEKGDPADVLGLRGPPGLPGPPGPPGPPGSIVYNNGNTFSDSGHPVFPGFHQFPGQKGEKGDTGPPGPPGQFPYDVSHFGTSLRGDKGDAGPKGEKGEPGSTPLYGPGVSGLPGPPGPQGYPGLPGPKGDSIVGPPGPPGPQGPPGIGYEGRQGPPGPPGPPGPPSFPGPHRQAVTIPGPPGPPGPPGPPGTSGMSLGMRAVPTYQAMLSSAHELPEGSLVFLTDRQELYVRLRGGFRRVLLEEHNLIPSSALDNEVYDKPPTLQYAGPQPHGPLHPLRNHVPPATARPWRGDEVVANQHRLPEQPLLHHQHELINGYYIHRRPDPVPVAAHVHQDFQPALHLVALNTPLNGGMRGIRGADFQCFQQARQVGLAGTFRAFLSSRLQDLYSIVRRADRATIPIVNLRDEVLFNNWEALFMGSGAPLQAGARILSFDGRDVLRDAGWPQKSVWHGSDSKGRRLTESYCETWRTEERTVTGQASSLASGKLLEQVASSCQHAFIVLCIENSFMTSAKK, encoded by the exons ATGGCCCCACCTCGCTTGGGATTTCTGCTCTTCCTGGcttgctgcttctcctgctctgaaacacagctcctgcactgggTTTGGGACACAGGAAGCCCAGCAGCACCCGGCGAGGGAATCCCGGCGTTGGAGCCGCcaacctcagcagcagctccgtctcCCAGCCCGTCTCCAGGGACGTGGGGCGGTGAGGTGGCGGGGAATGTCACCACCCCACGGCGGCAGGAGCCAGATCCTGctacagcagctcctgggggcgAGGGAACTGCAGCCAAAACCATGGAGCAGTGGGACAGGAATGCCATGGTGGAGAGCACTGTGTGGCCAAGCATTGCTCCTCCCCACAGCATGTCACCTGCCCCAGGACAGCAGGCGGCCAGCAGCCCCACCGACGACCCTcggctcctggggacagggaccatTGAGCACCTCCAGATCCTGGGGTCAGGAAACACTGAGGATCCCCAGCtcttggggacagggaccactgaacatctgcagctcctGAGTAAGAGGACAACCAAAGAGGCCCAGTTCCTGGGGTCAGTGACCTCCAAGGATgcacagctcctggggacaaggACTACTGaggacctgcagctgctggagtcaGGGACTACTGAGAACTCACAGCTCCTGAGGATGGGGATCACTGAGGACCCCCAGCTTCTGGGGTCAAGGACCTCTAAGGACCCTGAGCTCCTGGGGTCAGGGACTACTGAGGATTTGCAGCTGCTGGGGTTGGGCACCACTGAGGACCCTCAGCTCTTAGGGATGATTAGTACCACAGAcatgcagctcctggggacagggaccacCAAGgacccacagctcctggggacatGGACCACTGAAgacccacagctcctggggaaagGGACCACTGAGGACCTACAGCTCCCAGGCATGTTGACCACTGAGAATCTGCAGCTCCTGGCGATGAGGAACACCAAGGACACCCAGCTCCTGAGGACAGTGACCTCTGAGGAACCAGAGCTCCTGAGGACAGTGACCACCGAGAATCCAGAGCTCCCGGGGACGGGAACTCCTACAGCAATGGAGACACAGGTGTACTTGCAGAGACCAGCGGGTCCCCGGCCAG AGAGCCTGAGTGCAGAGGTCAGCCTGCTGGAGCTGATTGGGGACCCACCAACGGAGGAGATCCACAGAATTTATGGCCCCGACAACAACCCTGGCTACGTCTTTGGTCCCAACGCCAACACGGGCCAGGTGGCCCGGTACCACCTGCCGAGCCCTTTCTACCGGGACTTCTCGCTGCTGTTCCACATCCAGCCCACCACGCCCCGGGCCGGCGTGCTCTTTGCTGTCACGGACTCCTCGCAGAGCATCATCTACGTGGGTGTCAAGCTCTCAGAGCTGCGGGCGGGCCAGCAGCAGATCATCTTCTACTACACAGAGCCAGGCTCACCCAGCTCCTACCCAGCCGCCACCTTCACCGTGCCCACCCTGCTCAACCAGTGGACACGCTTTGCCATCAGCGTAGAGGAGGAAGAAGTTGTCCTCTACCTGGACTGTGAGGAGCATGAGCGCGTCCGCTTCGAGCGCTCCCCGGATGAGATGGAGCTGGAAGAGGGCTCCGGGCTCTTTGTTGCTCAGGCTGGAGGGGCTGACCCAGATAAATACCAG GGGGTGATTGCAGATTTAAAGCTCCGAGGTGACCCGCGAGCGGCCGAGCGCCAGtgcgaggaagaggaggatgacGCAGAG GTCTCTGGGGATTTTGGCAGCGGGATGGAAGGTGGACAGAAGTTCTCAGGCAAGGTAGAG ggtgtcccagggctggTGGAGGCTGTCCCCGTGACCTCTCCCCCCGTGGCGGGGGGCAGTGGCCCGAGGAGTGGCGGGGGGTCCCTGCAGCAAGCCGAGAGGACCAGGGTGGAGGAGACGCTGCAGGTCTCCACGGGAG gcaccggCCAGAAAGGCGAAAAGGGGGAGAAGGGGGAACGTGGCTTGAAAGGGGACTCAGGGATCGATGGCACCATAGGGCCAGGCAGTGTCAAGGGTCAAAAG GGCGAGAAAGGAGACCTGGGTGTCAAG ggcagtgctggatttgGCTACCCTGGCTCTAAGGGCCAGAAAGGAGAACCAGGTGACCCTGGACCCCCTGGGGCCCCATCTCGGCACACTGATGGCTCAGTGGTGGAGCAGGTCACCGGCcccccagggccaccagggAAGGATGGAGCCCCCGGCAGGGATGGCGAGCCT GGTGAAATGGGGCCCCCAGGGTTCCCTGGGCTGCCAGGGGAGCCGGGcctgaagggggagaag GGTGACCCAGGCATGGGGCCGAGGGGACCTCCTGGACCACCTGGCCCTCCGGGACCGCCGGGACCCTCCTCCAAGAATGACAGGCTG ACCTTCATCGACATGGAGGGCTCAGGCTTTGGCGGTGACCTGGAGAGCCTGCGG GGTCCACAAGGGCCACCTGGTCCCCCAGGGCCACCTGGTGTGCCTGGTTTGCCAGGAGAGCCAGGACGGTTTGGGATGAACCGCACGGACCTGCCAGGACCACCGGGGCTgccgggcagggatgggatccctgGGCCCCCGGGGCCAGCG GGTCCTCAGGGTCCTCCAGGAAGAGACGGGGAGGCCGGGCAGCCAGGGCCCAAAGGAGAGCGG ggCGATGTGGGTGACCTCGGCCTCCCTGGCCTACCAGGACCCAAG GGCAACAAAGGAGAAGCGGGACCGGTGGGACCCCCAGGAGAAATGGGCTTAGCTGGCCTTCCCGGGCCCATCGGACCCCGAGGGCAGCCAGGGCCCCCCGGCCCCCCGGGACCACCGGGGCCAGGCTACGAGGCTGGATTT GGTGACATGGAGGGCTCGGGGCTGTCATTCAGCCCTGGACCACCTGGACCTGAAGGACCACAG GGTGTGCCGGGACTGCCAGGGGTGAAG GGAGAGGTTGGCAGCCCCGGACAGCCTGGCTTGCCAGGACCAAAG GGAGATGCTGGCATGCCTGGTGTGGATGGCCGCCCTGGCCTGGAGGGCTTCCCTGGACCACAG gGACCCAAAGGTGACAAAGGCAGCGCCGGTGAGAAG GGAGAGCGAGGCCAAGATGGAGTGGGGCTGCCTGGCCCCCCTGGACCACCTGGTCCCCCTGGACAGGTCATCACTGTCTCCAGTGAAGAT AAGTCCTTGGTGGCTTTTCCTGGTCCAGAG GGAAGACCAGGCCACGCTGGCTTCCCG GGTCCAGTGGGACCGAAAGGAGACCGGGGGTCAACTGGTCCCCAGGGTGCCCCAGGGTTGAAG GGGGAGAAGGGGGAGCCCGGTGTCATCATCAGCCCTGATGGGACCGTGGTCACTGCCAAGGTGAAGGGAGAAAAG ggggagccggggctgcggggcccAATGGGACCATCG GGTCCCCCGGGACGAGCAGGGATGAAGGGAGAGATTGGCTTTCCGGGCAGACCC GGACGTCCCGGCATGAACGGGCTGAAGGGCGAGAAGGGTGACCCCGCGGATGTGCTGGGCTTGCGG GGCCCCCCAGGcctcccaggaccccctggGCCCCCTGGGCCTCCTGGCAGCATAGTCTACAACAATGGCAAT ACCTTCAGCGACTCTGGCCATCCGGTGTTCCCTG gTTTCCACCAGTTCCCAGGacaaaagggagagaaaggtGACActggacccccaggacccccag GCCAGTTCCCCTATGACGTGAGTCACTTCGGAACCAGCCTGCGG GGTGACAAGGGGGATGCAGGTCCCAAGGGTGAGAAGGGCGAGCCAGGCAGCACCCCACTCTATGGTCCTGGAGTCTCTGGACTTCCAGGGCCTCCAGGGCCCCAGGGATACCCCGGGCTGCCG GGTCCCAAGGGGGACAGTATTGTTGGGCCACCGGGGCCTCCAGGACCTCAGGGTCCCCCTGGTATCGGATACGAGGGGCGGCAGGGCCCCCCTGGCCCTCCTGGTCCTCCCGGGCCACCCTCCTTCCCAGGTCCCCACAGACAAG ctgtcaccatccctggaccCCCGGGACCACCAGGACCCCCTGGACCACCAGGCACTAGTGGGATGTCCTTGGGG ATGCGGGCTGTGCCCACGTACCAGGCGATGCTGAGCAGCGCGCACGAGCTGCCCGAGGGCAGCCTCGTCTTCCTGACCGACCGGCAGGAGCTCTATGTCCGCCTGCGCGGGGGCTTCCGCAGGGTGCTG CTGGAGGAACACAACCTGATCCCCAGTTCGGCTCTG GACAATGAGGTGTACGACAAGCCGCCCACCCTCCAGTACGCTGGCCCCCAGCCCCACGGGCCCCTGCACCCGCTCCGCAACCACGTCCCCCCAGCCACCGCCCGTCCCTGGCGTGGGGACGAGGTGGTGGCCAACCAGCACCGCCTGCCCGAGCAGCCCTTGCTGCACCACCAGCATGAACTCATCAATGGGTACTACATCCACCGCCGGCCAGATCCTGTGCCCGTGGCCGCCCACGTGCACCAGGACTTCCAGCCTGCA CTTCACCTGGTGGCCTTGAACACCCCTCTGAATGGCGGCATGCGCGGCATCCGGGGCGCCGATTTCCAGTGCTTCCAGCAAGCCCGGCAGGTCGGGCTGGCTGGCACCTTCCGCGCCTTCCTGTCCTCACGCCTGCAGGATCTCTACAGCATCGTGCGCAGGGCCGACCGTGCCACCATCCCCATCGTCAACCTCCGG GATGAAGTGCTCTTCAATAACTGGGAAGCCCTTTTCATGGGCAGTGGGGCCCCACTGCAAGCTGGTGCCCGCATCCTCTCCTTTGACGGCCGGGATGTCCTGCGGGATGCGGGATG GCCGCAGAAGAGTGTCTGGCACGGCTCGGATTCCAAGGGCCGGCGCTTGACCGAGAGCTACTGTGAGACGTGGCGGACAGAGGAGCGCACAGTCACCGGCCAGGCTTCGTCCCTGGCCTCTGGAAaactgctggagcaggtggccagcagctgccagcacgCCTTCATCGTCCTCTGCATCGAGAACAGCTTCATGACCTCTGCCAAAAAGTGA